In the genome of Sphingomonas alpina, the window TGCAATGATGTCCTCAATCCGGATTCTGCCAAAACGTCACCGGAAACAGCCCGACGCGCATGTCCGGCCTTCTCAAAGCCAGCATCAACCCGCATGGTGCGGCCATCCTGGTCTGCGTTGGAAACAAGCCGATGAATATTGCCCTGTGGTTGCCGATCGGTATCGTGGCGCTCGCGCTCATCGGCGTGGTGTTGATCTACAACCGGCTGGTCCGTGCCCGCGCGCTGGTGCGCGAAGGATGGAGCGGGATCAGCGTTCAACTACGACGCCGGGCCGATCTTGTGCCCAATCTGGTCAACACGGTTGCCGGCTATGCCGATCACGAGCGCGGCCTGCTCGACGAAGTCACTGCCCGGCGCAGCGAAGCAACTCAAGCGGCCAATCCCGGCGATGCCGCCCGCGCGGACAGCGCGCTTGGCGGCGTGCTCGGCCGGCTGATGGTCGTGGCGGAGGCCTATCCCGCGCTCAAGGCGGATGCGAATTTCCGCCAGTTGCAGGATGAACTTTCGGAGATCGAGAGCGAGTTGCAAGGCGCCCGGCGCTATTACAATGCCACCGTCCGCGACCTGAACACGCGGATCGCTTCCTTTCCGGACCTGCTGGTGGCGCGCCCGCTCGGCTTTCGCGAGGAAGCGTTCTTCGAGGATAATGACCCCGCGATCGCAACCGCGCCTACGGTTCATTTCGACCGGAAAAGCTGATCGTCATGCTAGGATTGCCAAGGCTGATCGCCGCACTGGCGCTGCTCGTCGCTGTCCCCGCCGGGGCACAGGAACGCATCACCAGCTTCGTCAGCGATGTCCGGGTCGGGGCCGACGGGACGCTCGACGTGGTCGAGACGATCCACATCGTCGCCCAGGGCGACCAGATCAAGCGTGGCATCCAGCGCGACTTCCCCACCAGCTATCGCAACGGGATCGGGCGAAACATCGTGGTCGGCTTCGACGTCGTTTCGGTGGCGCGCGACGGGCATCCCGAGCCCTATAAGCTGATGGGGATGGAAAATGGTGAACGCGTGCGGATCGGCGATGCCGATACGCTGCTGCCGCCGGGCGAGCATGTCTATCGCATCCAGTATCGCACCACGCGCCAGATCGGCTTCTACCGCGATTTCGACGAGCTTTACTGGAATGCCACCGGCACCGGCTGGACCTTCCCGATCGAGCAGGTTGAGGCGCGGATCACGCTGCCCGTCGCCGTGCCGTTCGGCAAACGTGCCGTCTATACCGGCGCAGAGGGTGCGACCGCGCAGGACGCGGCGGTTACGGATGAACAGCCGGGGTGGATCATCTTCCGCACGACACAGCCGCTCGGTCAGTATGAAGGCCTCACCGTCGCTGTCGCATGGCGCAAGGGGGTGGTGGCGGAACCGAGCGCCGCGACCCGGCTCGGCTGGGCATTGCGCGAAAATGGCGCGATGCTGCTGGCGATTGCCGGACTGCTTGGGATACTCACCTATCTCGCGCGCACCTTGTGGCGGGTGAAGCGCAATCCGGATCCTCGCCCGGTCGTTCCGCTCTTTTCCCCGCCGGACGATCTTTCGGCCGCGGCACTGCGCCTGATCTGGCGGATGGACTTCGACAACCGCGCCTTTTCCGCCGCGATCGTCGATGTCGCCGTGCGCGGCTGGCTGCGCATCGTCGAGGCGCCGGGTAGCTGGGCCAAGCCGTCCCGGACGCTGGAAGAGACCGCGGGAGCCACGCCCCTGCCGGCCGCCGAGCAGAAGATGGTCGGACAATTGTTCAAGGGCCGCCGGACGACGATCGAACTGACCCAGGATAATTACGAAGCACTGTCGGACGCCCGTGCTGCGCTGGGTGACGGCCTGGATCGCAGTCTGGGCGAGGATCGCTATTTTTCCGATGCGGCAAAGAAGAGCTTCCTGGGCTGGAAATTGTTCGGTGGCCTGTTCCTGCTCGTGGCGCTGTTCGTGGCGCTGGTCGACACGACGAACCCGCTGCTGACCCTTTTCGGCATTGTCGGCGGGCTCGTCGCCGGGCTGGTCGCGCTGCGCTTGCTCAGCCAGGCGCGCAAGACGACCCGCGCTCGTAAAGGCGGTTGGCGGATCCTCTCATGGATCGCGTCGATCCTGATCTGGATGACGATACCGATGCTCGCCTTCGTGCTGCTCGGCATCGCAGTGACGAGTTACAACCCCCTGGCCATGGCCGTGCCGCTGATCGCGATTCCGTTCATCGCCCTCACGCAGTCCCGGCTGCGCGCGCCGACCGCCGAAGGATGGCCGATGCGCGACCGGATACTGGGCTTTCGCCATTATCTGTCGGTGACCGAGGAGGATCGGCTGGAAACACTCAATCCGCCGGAAAAGACCGCTGCCCTGTTCGAACGCTATTTGCCCTATGCGATCGCGCTGGAGGTGGAGAATCGCTGGGCGGAGCGCTTTACCGGGGTGCTCGCCGCCGCAGCGGCAGACGGCACGACGACGCAATCGGTCGGCTGGTACAGCGGCAGCAGCGATCCCTGGCGCAGTACCTCCGCATTCGTCTCCACAGTCGGCGCATCGCTTTCGTCGACGATCGCGTCGGCGGCGACATCGCCGGCGTCGTCCAGCAGCAGCAGCTCGAGCGACAGCTCGTCAAGTGGATCGTCCGGTGGCGGATCCTCGGGCGGCGGCGGCGGCGGCGGTGGCGGTTCGGGCTGGTGATGCGGATCTAGAGAGTCATCGGCTCGGGTGGAATCATCTTCCCCCGTTCGTCCCCGGACTTGATCCGGGGTTGTCGAAGCACCGCTCTTCCCTCTTGCGTCAGAAAGAGAAGAACGGCCCCCTTCGACCTGCCAAGGCAGGCGTTCAGTGCGGGGTGACGGCCGCGAGCGCCCGGCGGGCCTCGGCCTTGTCGGGCTCGATCGCGAGCGAACGACGGAAGAAGTCGGCCGCCCGGGCCAGGTCGCGCGTCACGCCCGAGCCGGCCTGATAGGCGCGGCCCAGGTTGAGGCAGCCATCCGCGTCTCCCAGGTCACAGGCCTTGGCGAACAATGTCCCCGCCTGCGCCACATCCTTCGCAACACCACTGCCATTCTGGGTCAGTGATCCGAGATTGCCGCACGCGGAAGCGTCGTCCCGGTCGCACGCCCCGACATAGAGCGACGCCGCACGCACCGGATCCTTCTTCACGCCGAGACCCTGATCGTAGACCACACCGAGATTATAGCATCCGCCGGCATCATCGCCGTCGCAGGCCTTTTCGAACAGGCGTCGCGCGCGCTTCAAATTGATCTTCGCCCCGACCCCGAGCGTATAGGCCGCGCCAAGGCTGGAACAGGCGGCGGCATTCGTTTTGTCGCACGCCATTTTGAAGTAGCCGACCCCGCGTTGGGCATCCTTCACCACCCCCTCGCCCTTCACATAAGCGAGACCGACATTACCGCAGTCGGCGGGGCCGCCTTTCTCACAGGCTTGCGCGAACAGGGCGGCCGCGCGCTCGGCATTGCGCGTGACACCGTCGCCATTGTGATAGGCGATGCCGAGCAAGGTGCAGCTATTGGCCTCATCCATCGCGCAGGCTTTGTCGAACAGCGCCGCGGCACGGACTTGATCCTTCGCGACGCCATCCCCTTCGGCAAACCGGGTCCCGAGCCGCCGGCAAACCACTGCATCTTTGGCTTCACACGCCTCCTCGAGTTGCTTGAGCTCCGCGACATCTTCGTCGGAGGGCGGCTTAGTCTCTTCACTCGCGGGCGCGCCGGGCGTCGCGACCTGGACCGGTTCAGGCGTCTCCGCAGACGGCGGAACGGAGTCCGCAGCAAGGGCCGCCCGGCCCGTCAGCGCTTCATGCAGGCTATGCGCCTCTTCCGGCTTGTTGCCGCGCGCGATCAGCGCCTCGGCGAAGGCCACTTCATCCATGGCGAGCGGGAACAGGTCGTTCGCTACCCGGTGCCCCTCGTCGCCGCACGCGAAGCGCAGTTCCGCATCGCCCAGCGTGTCCGGCGGGACCGCTCGCATCGGTTCCGGGCGGGTCGAGGATTGCCCGATCTCTCGCCCCTGCTCATCGTACCGTACCATGGACAGCAGCCCGAGCTTGCGCTTGCCGCAATCGGCACGCATCCGGGATTTGGTCATGACCTCCGGCTCGCCGGGGCGGATCACATGCATCGTCCAATAGGTGACGATGTCCTTTTGGCGCTCGATCGACTGCGCGTCGACGAACAGGACCCGGCCGGGCCCGCTGTTCACATACCACCATTCGGACGCCATGGCGGGAAACGGCGCAAGCAGCGCGAGACAGGCCGCAACGCGGGCACACCAGTGATGCGACATTCATTCTCCCTTGGCCCGGTTGGGGACGGCTCGCCGAGCCGCCGTGCGCGTGGTCGATGCCATGCCGCAACGATATCCAAACACCAATCCTGCGCAGAAGGTCCGCATACGCGTCGATTCAACGCGAGCGCCGCTTGAGGCAGCTTCGTGCTGGACGGTTCTCCATCTCGGAGGCCGGCGCGCTCTTTCACATCATGAAATAGGTGATTGTTGGTGCTGACTGTTCCAGCAGGATCAGCCAGCTTCGTCGCTGTTCCCTGGCTGATAAGCTGGCTGATAAGCTGGCTGTTACCTGGCTGTTAGCTGGCTGTTAGCTGGCTGTTAGCTGGCTGTTATTCGATAACAGCCAGGACGGTCACAAGACACTGAAAACACATCAAAATCCTCTCCCGGCAATCCAACTTAACAGCCAAGAAAAATTATATTCCGCAATAACAGCGGGAACAGCCAGCTCGTGACGCCGAAACGGGCGGCTAAGCAGCGACCCTGGCCGCGAAATCTCCGGCGCTTCCCTTCAGGTTGCTCAACCGGCCATCGAGCACATCGAAGCCGCGCCCCACACCGTCGATCTCGGCAGCCACGGTTTCGGTATCCTCGCGGATCGCCGCGATGGTGTTGGACATGGAATCCGCCGCCAGTGCGGTTTCATCGACGGCTGCCGTGATCGCCGTCACGGTCTGCGCCTGTGCCTCCATCGCGACGCGGATGCGGTGGGCGCTTTCCTGCACCTCGGCTACGGTCGCCTTGATCCCGGCATTGGTGTCGACGGTCGAACGGGTTGCCGACTGGATCGCGGCGATCTTGGCGGCGATATCGTCGGTGGCGCGCGCCGTCTGGCTCGCCAGCGATTTCACTTCCTGCGCAACGACCGCGAAACCGCGACCGGCATCGCCGGCCCGCGCCGCCTCGATCGTGGCGTTCAGGGCGAGCAGATTGGTCTGCCCGGCAATGTCACGGATCAGCGCCAGGATCGATTCGATCGACTTGGCATGGTCGGACAGGGTCTCGGACATGCCGACCGCCTGCCCCGCCTGGATCGACGCGCGCATCGCGATGCCGGTCGCCGCTTCGACTTCGCTGCGGGCGTCCTCGATCGCGCGGATCAGGCCCGCGGCCGTGTGTGCCGCTTCGCGCATGGCGACCGCCGATTGCTCGGCAGCGGCGGCGACTTCGGATGTCTTGATCAGCATGCCGCGCGCCGATGTCGAGCTCCGCGCCGCCTGCGTGCGCAGATCGCCGCTTTCCTGCGTCGCGGACTCGACCGTCGCCGCGATCCCGTCGCGAAAACTATCGGCCAGCATGTCGCGCTGCCGCCGTGCATCGAACATCGTGTAGGCGCCGTAGAGCGTGGCGTAGATATCGCATTCGAGCGAGCGCAGCCGCGAAAAGACTTCGTTCATGCGCTGCCGCTCTTCCTTCGAGCAATCATGGCGGCTCGACAATATGTCGAGCGCCTTGGACGCTCCTGCACAGGTCATCGACAATATGGCAGTGAGCGAGACGCCCGCAGCAAAGGCAGCAGCAACGGTGCGCTCGGCCGAACGCACCCATTCGAGCTGGCCGGGGTGACGATAACGATTGCGCAGATAATCGATGCCGAGCTGGATGGCGCGTTCATGGTCATGCGATACGAAACGCTGCTGATCGCCGAAGAAACGATGCCATTGTTCCCAATGCGTTTCGGACACCACGCGCGCATCGGGCTCGAGGATTTCCCAGATCGCCGTCCCGACTTCAAGATCGCCGGGCGTGAAGCCGAACAGCGACAATTTTTCGGCGATATCCAGCGCTTCGCTGATGCTGCCGGGTTCGGGAAGATGCTTGGTCATGGCGCTTCCATTGCAAGACGCCCGCTTCAACCGCGAGCGGACATCCGACCCTTAGGAAAACGCGGTTAAGAACAGGTTAGACGGGCCGCGCACGCGAACCTCCGGAATGGGCAAATAAGTGCTTTAGCTTTCTAACACACACGATAAGATGCAGCGCAAAGGGAGATCAAGCGTGCTCGAACTCAACGCCGTCACTCATATCTATCCGAACGGAACCCGCGCACTCGACGATGTGACGCTCAGCATTCCCAAGGGAATGTACGGGCTGCTCGGTCCGAACGGCGCGGGCAAGTCGACCTTGATGCGCTCGGTCGCGACATTACAGACACCGACCTCCGGCACGATCCGCTTCGGCGACATCGACATCATCGCTAACCCTGAAAAGCTGCGCGAGCGGCTCGGCTATCTGCCGCAGGATTTCGGCGTCTATCCGCGCGTCTCCGCATACGACATGCTCGATCACATGGCGGTGCTGAAGGGCATCGCTTCGGCGCGCGAGCGCAAGGAAACGGTCGAGACATTGCTCAACCAGGTCAATCTCTGGGCGGTGCGCAAAAAGGCGATCGCGGGCTTTTCCGGCGGCATGCGGCAGCGCTTCGGCATCGCCCAGGCGCTGATCGGCAATCCCGAGCTGATCATCGTCGACGAGCCGACCGCTGGCCTCGACCCGGAGGAGCGCAACCGCTTCCTCAACCTGCTGGCCGAGATCGGCGAGAATGTCGTGGTGATCCTGTCGACCCATATCGTCGACGATGTCGCCGACCTCTGCCCACGCATGGCAGTCCTGGCGGCAGGCAAGATCCAGCTGGAAGGCGCCCCGCTCGACCTGATCGCGCAGGCGCGCGGCAATGTCTGGGCGAAGACGATCGATCGCGCGGAACTGGACGAGTATCGCGGCCGGCACGAGATCATCTCGACGCGCCTCTTCGGCGGCCGGACGATCATCCACATCCTGTCCGACAGCGATCCGGAGGATGGGTTCACGCCGACCGAAGGCGGCCTGGAGGATGTCTATTTCTCGACGCTGGCCCGCACCCGCCGCGTCGCCCCATCGCTCGCCGCTTAAGGGGAACGCGAGCATGTTCGGCAAGATCGCGCGGTTCGAGCTCCGCTATCAGCTCCGCAACCCGGTTTTCTGGGTCGTCGCCATCCTGTTCTTCCTGCTCACCTTCGGGTCGATGACGGTCGACCAGATCCAGATCGGCGGCGGCGGCAACATCCACAAGAACGCGCCGGTCGCGATCGTCATGACCCACCTGATTCTGTCGCTGTTCTTCATGTTCGTGACGACCGCTTTCGTCGCCAACGTGATCGTGCGCGATGATGAAAGCGGTTTCGGGCCGATGGTCCGATCGACCCGGGTGAAGAAGTTCGATTATCTGATGGCGCGCTTCCTCGGTGCGTTCGTCGCAGCGGCGGTCGCTTTCCTCGCGGTACCGCTGGCGATCTGGCTCGGGTCGCTGATGCCGTGGGTCGATTCCGAGACGCTCGGGCCGAACCGCTGGAGCGATTTTCTCTACGCGTATCTGCTCTTCGCCCTGCCCAACCTGTTCATGACGTCAGCAATCTTCTTCGCCGTCGCGACCATGACCCGGTCGATGATGTACAGCTATCTCGGCGTCGTCGTTTTCCTCGTACTCTATGTCGTGCTCCTCACCGTCATGGGGTCGAAGCCCGAACTGCGCGACCTGTCAGGCTATATCGAGCCGTTCGGCATCCCCGCATTCCGCAACGCCACGCGCTACTGGACGGCGAGCGAAGCAAACGGATCGATCCCCGCAATCACCGGTATAATGATGGCCAACCGCCTGATCTGGTTTGCCGTCGGGCTCGCGGCATTAGCGCTCGCTTATACTCGGTTCAGCTTCACCGAACGTGGGGCGTCGAAGCGAAAACTGCGCAAACAGGCACGCAACGACGCGAAGCTTGCCGCAACCGAACCACGGATCGTTTCGGCATTGCCGCCGGTGCGCCCCGCGGCCGCGACCTGGGCACGCCTGTCGGCACGATGCCGGTTCGAGATGCGGCAGGTGTTCCGCAGCCCGGCCTATTTTGTGCTGGTGGTGATCGGGCTGTTCAACGCGGTAGCAGGCCTGCTTCTTTCCAACCAGATCTATGGCACCCCCGCCCGC includes:
- a CDS encoding methyl-accepting chemotaxis protein; this encodes MTKHLPEPGSISEALDIAEKLSLFGFTPGDLEVGTAIWEILEPDARVVSETHWEQWHRFFGDQQRFVSHDHERAIQLGIDYLRNRYRHPGQLEWVRSAERTVAAAFAAGVSLTAILSMTCAGASKALDILSSRHDCSKEERQRMNEVFSRLRSLECDIYATLYGAYTMFDARRQRDMLADSFRDGIAATVESATQESGDLRTQAARSSTSARGMLIKTSEVAAAAEQSAVAMREAAHTAAGLIRAIEDARSEVEAATGIAMRASIQAGQAVGMSETLSDHAKSIESILALIRDIAGQTNLLALNATIEAARAGDAGRGFAVVAQEVKSLASQTARATDDIAAKIAAIQSATRSTVDTNAGIKATVAEVQESAHRIRVAMEAQAQTVTAITAAVDETALAADSMSNTIAAIREDTETVAAEIDGVGRGFDVLDGRLSNLKGSAGDFAARVAA
- a CDS encoding tetratricopeptide repeat protein, yielding MSHHWCARVAACLALLAPFPAMASEWWYVNSGPGRVLFVDAQSIERQKDIVTYWTMHVIRPGEPEVMTKSRMRADCGKRKLGLLSMVRYDEQGREIGQSSTRPEPMRAVPPDTLGDAELRFACGDEGHRVANDLFPLAMDEVAFAEALIARGNKPEEAHSLHEALTGRAALAADSVPPSAETPEPVQVATPGAPASEETKPPSDEDVAELKQLEEACEAKDAVVCRRLGTRFAEGDGVAKDQVRAAALFDKACAMDEANSCTLLGIAYHNGDGVTRNAERAAALFAQACEKGGPADCGNVGLAYVKGEGVVKDAQRGVGYFKMACDKTNAAACSSLGAAYTLGVGAKINLKRARRLFEKACDGDDAGGCYNLGVVYDQGLGVKKDPVRAASLYVGACDRDDASACGNLGSLTQNGSGVAKDVAQAGTLFAKACDLGDADGCLNLGRAYQAGSGVTRDLARAADFFRRSLAIEPDKAEARRALAAVTPH
- a CDS encoding LemA family protein gives rise to the protein MNIALWLPIGIVALALIGVVLIYNRLVRARALVREGWSGISVQLRRRADLVPNLVNTVAGYADHERGLLDEVTARRSEATQAANPGDAARADSALGGVLGRLMVVAEAYPALKADANFRQLQDELSEIESELQGARRYYNATVRDLNTRIASFPDLLVARPLGFREEAFFEDNDPAIATAPTVHFDRKS
- a CDS encoding DUF2207 domain-containing protein, which gives rise to MLGLPRLIAALALLVAVPAGAQERITSFVSDVRVGADGTLDVVETIHIVAQGDQIKRGIQRDFPTSYRNGIGRNIVVGFDVVSVARDGHPEPYKLMGMENGERVRIGDADTLLPPGEHVYRIQYRTTRQIGFYRDFDELYWNATGTGWTFPIEQVEARITLPVAVPFGKRAVYTGAEGATAQDAAVTDEQPGWIIFRTTQPLGQYEGLTVAVAWRKGVVAEPSAATRLGWALRENGAMLLAIAGLLGILTYLARTLWRVKRNPDPRPVVPLFSPPDDLSAAALRLIWRMDFDNRAFSAAIVDVAVRGWLRIVEAPGSWAKPSRTLEETAGATPLPAAEQKMVGQLFKGRRTTIELTQDNYEALSDARAALGDGLDRSLGEDRYFSDAAKKSFLGWKLFGGLFLLVALFVALVDTTNPLLTLFGIVGGLVAGLVALRLLSQARKTTRARKGGWRILSWIASILIWMTIPMLAFVLLGIAVTSYNPLAMAVPLIAIPFIALTQSRLRAPTAEGWPMRDRILGFRHYLSVTEEDRLETLNPPEKTAALFERYLPYAIALEVENRWAERFTGVLAAAAADGTTTQSVGWYSGSSDPWRSTSAFVSTVGASLSSTIASAATSPASSSSSSSSDSSSSGSSGGGSSGGGGGGGGGSGW
- a CDS encoding ABC transporter ATP-binding protein, with product MLELNAVTHIYPNGTRALDDVTLSIPKGMYGLLGPNGAGKSTLMRSVATLQTPTSGTIRFGDIDIIANPEKLRERLGYLPQDFGVYPRVSAYDMLDHMAVLKGIASARERKETVETLLNQVNLWAVRKKAIAGFSGGMRQRFGIAQALIGNPELIIVDEPTAGLDPEERNRFLNLLAEIGENVVVILSTHIVDDVADLCPRMAVLAAGKIQLEGAPLDLIAQARGNVWAKTIDRAELDEYRGRHEIISTRLFGGRTIIHILSDSDPEDGFTPTEGGLEDVYFSTLARTRRVAPSLAA